CAACCGCCAGGTGATGCTCGCCTTCACCACCATGATGTGGATGGCCGAAGTGATGGGCTATGACACCGCCCCCATGGAAGGCTTTGAGCCGGAGAAGGTCTGCGAGGTGCTCCGCCTGCCGCTCAGCTACCAGGTGGTGGCGCTGCTCGCCATCGGCCATCGCTGTGGCGACGACAAGTTCTACGGCGGCCGTTTTTCGCTTTCGCGCATGGTCTTTGATGAGGAGTACGGCAAGCCCCTCAAGTTGGATTAAAGGGCCATGCTTCTACGCTGAAAATCATGCAACGCGAATATCCCAGCGCACCCATTACCGGCGTCGGTGCGGTCATCATTGACCGCGGCCGTGTGCTGCTCATTCAGCGCGGGCAGGAGCCGCTCAAGGGTGAGTGGTCGCTGCCCGGCGGCGCGCTTGAGCTGGGCGAAAGCCTCACTGAGGGCATCATGCGCGAGGTGCGCGAAGAGACCGGCTTGCTGGTCGAGCCCCTCAAAGTGGTGGAAGTCTTCGACCGCATTGTGCGCGATGAGCAGGGCCGCGTTCGCTACCACTATGTGCTGGTGGACTTTCTCTGCCGCGTCACGGGCGGCACCCTCGCCTGCGCCAGCGATGCCGCCGGGGCACGCTGGGCCACGCTCGACGAGCTGGCTCCCATTCAGGAGTTCACCGCCCGCGTGATTCGCAAAGCCTGGGACCTTCAGGCGCCATCCGGCATCTGAATTACGCAGGGGAGCGACTTTACCGCTCGCCTCGTCTATGCTGACAGCCATGCGCGCGCCAAACCATGCCCGATCACTTGCCAGATCACTTGCCTGCGGCCTGCTGCTCGCCGTCGTTGCCGTGCAGCCTTGGCCGGTTCTGGCGGCGGCGCGCCATGCCCAGATCTCCGCTGCCTCGGCCGAAGAGATTCCCTCGCAGCTTGCGGACGATTCCTATGCCATCTATTCGCTGCTGACGCCCGGGCCGCTGCTCCAGCGGCAGTCTGGTTCCGGCAGCCGCTGGGCCATCGCCGCCGAGACGGTGAACTTCAGCGATATGAACCCGCGCATCGACCCGCGCGGCGCGCTCAAGCCTCCTCCGGGTGGAGAAAAGCAGTTTCACGAGGCGGTCGCGACCTTTCTCGCAGCCAAATACGAGCGCTACCGGCTGCAGCCCAGGCTGCATCTTGACCACGCCTACGAACTGCTCAACCCCGAGCAGGTGCGCGAGCTGCGCGCCGCCAAATCCTCGGTCGCGCCCGACTCGCGCACGCGCAGCCGTTACGCGGCCTATGCGGGCGTCACCTTTTTCAGCGGAGTCTACTTTGACGCTCATCGCGACACCGCGCTCGTCTATCGCAACGACTGGTGCGGAAAGCTCTGCGGGCAGGCGCAGTGGATTTATCTGGAAAAGCAGAATGGCCACTGGAAGCAGATTTCAGGCATTACCCGGCCCGGAGCCTGAGCGGACTTTAGCGCTTTGCCCGCTCGCGCTGCAGCTCGCGATAGACCTC
The DNA window shown above is from Acidobacterium capsulatum ATCC 51196 and carries:
- a CDS encoding NUDIX hydrolase, with protein sequence MQREYPSAPITGVGAVIIDRGRVLLIQRGQEPLKGEWSLPGGALELGESLTEGIMREVREETGLLVEPLKVVEVFDRIVRDEQGRVRYHYVLVDFLCRVTGGTLACASDAAGARWATLDELAPIQEFTARVIRKAWDLQAPSGI